A window of the Gossypium hirsutum isolate 1008001.06 chromosome A03, Gossypium_hirsutum_v2.1, whole genome shotgun sequence genome harbors these coding sequences:
- the LOC107886603 gene encoding protein RICE SALT SENSITIVE 3 → MEEHLSPLAVTHLLQHTLRSLCIHENSQWVYAVFWRILPRNYPPPKWDGQGAYDRSRGNRRNWILVWEDGFCNFAASAAEINSGDCHGSSVHGSSEFQHYQGLQPELFFKMSHEIYNYGEGLIGKVAADHSHKWIYKEPNEQEINFLSAWHNSADSHPRTWEAQFQAGIKTIALIAVREGVVQLGAVHKVIEDLSYVVLLRKKFSYIESIPGVLLPHPSSSAYPFKVDSYGTPEAWAHFPAGTTIAPPPPPEFYDHFNQPMKITPSMSSLEALLSKLPSVVPPQASSGYCESHPQSQFVSSQRPVEYIGMEKVAKEEIDEEYKPEQDMGESSTSFSAYRRQQQYHQHLSM, encoded by the exons ATGGAGGAACATCTCAGTCCATTAGCTGTTACTCATCTCCTTCAACACACACTAAGAAGCTTGTGCATTCATGAGAACTCTCAATGGGTTTATGCAGTCTTTTGGAGGATCTTACCTAGAAACTATCCACCTCCCAA ATGGGATGGTCAAGGAGCTTATGACAGGTCAAGAGGAAACAGGAGAAACTG GATATTAGTTTGGGAAGATGGTTTCTGCAACTTTGCTGCCTCAGCAGCTGAAATAAACTCCGGAGACTGTCATGGTTCCTCAGTCCATGGCAGCAGTGAGTTTCAACATTATCAAGGACTGCAACCAGAGCTTTTCTTTAAGATGTCACATGAAATCTACAACTATGGAGAAGG TTTGATAGGAAAAGTGGCTGCAGATCACAGTCACAAGTGGATATACAAAGAACCAAATGAGCAGGAAATCAACTTCTTGTCAGCATGGCATAACTCTGCAGACTCA CATCCTAGGACATGGGAAGCACAGTTTCAGGCCGGAATAAAG ACCATCGCCTTGATTGCAGTTAGAGAAGGTGTTGTGCAACTAGGAGCTGTTCACAag GTAATTGAAGACCTGAGTTATGTAGTTCTACTGAGAAAGAAATTCAGCTACATAGAAAGCATTCCTGGAGTACTCTTGCCCCACCCATCATCTTCTGCTTACCCTTTCAAAGTAGATTCCTATGGCACACCAGAAGCATGGGCGCATTTCCCAGCAGGAACAACAATTGCACCACCGCCACCACCTGAATTCTACGACCACTTCAATCAGCCCATGAAAATAACACCTTCCATGAGCAGTCTTGAAGCCCTTCTTTCCAAGCTTCCATCAGTTGTACCACCACAAGCTTCTTCCGGCTACTGCGAGTCTCATCCACAGTCACAGTTCGTATCATCGCAAAGGCCAGTGGAATACATTGGGATGGAGAAAGTGGCaaaagaagaaattgatgaaGAGTATAAGCCCGAACAAGATATGGGTGAAAGCAGCACCTCCTTTTCTGCATATCGTCGCCAACAACAGTATCATCAACACCTCTCAATGTAA